The Caloenas nicobarica isolate bCalNic1 chromosome 33, bCalNic1.hap1, whole genome shotgun sequence genome contains the following window.
ccaagggtgctgtggggtgcaggggtcaCCCAAGGGTGCTGCGGGGCTCTATGGGGTGCAGGATGTCACCCCAaggaccccccagcaccccagggggTTCAGGTGTCCCCCAAGGGTGCCATGGAGCACAGGGGTCACCCAAGGGTGCCCTTGGGCTTTATGGGGTTCACGATGGCACCGTGAGCACCCAAGGTGCGCCCCATCAGGTACAGGGGTGCTCTGGGGTGCACCCAAgcccccccctcctccccatggGGTGCAGCCCCCCCCTCACTCCCCCAGTCTGCCCCCCCCATCAGGCACCAGGTGCAGCCCGAGGCTTTCGGGAGGGGGCAGCTCCTCACCCCCCATCACCCCCCTGTGCCCCAGGACCCCaacatcccccagcacccccaggggCACCCCATTCCCCAGGGGTACCCCATTTCCTATTGCCCCCAGGACACCCTTGTCCCCCAAGACCTCCCTGTTCCCCATCACCTCCACAttccctgggacccccccattCCTCATCACCCCTCTGTCTCCCATCACTCCCCCACTCCCCAGGGCCCCCTCATTGTCCAGggcccccctgtcccccaagAACCCCCCCTTCCCTATCACCTCTGCATTCCCCAGGGCCCCCCTATTCCCCAGGATCCCCCTATTCCCCATCGGCCCCAAGATCCCCCTGttccccgggacccccccgtTCCCCATCACTCCCCCATTGTCCAGGCCCACCCCATTCCCCAGggcccccctgtcccccaagACCCCCCCGTTCCCCATCAGTTCTGCattccccagggcccccccatTCCCTATTGGCCCCAAGATCCCCCCattccccaggacccccctgtTCTCTAGGCTCCCCCTCTTCCCTATCACTCCCCCATTGTCTACGGCTCCCCCATTTTCCAGGCCCACCCCATTCCCCAGggcccccctgtcccccaggacccccccattccccatcaGCTCTGCattccccaggacccccctgtTCCCCATCACTCCCCCATTCCCCAGTACCCCCAGGTCCCCCCCGTTCCCCATCACTCCCccgttccccagggctcccccatTGTCCAGGGCCCCCTTGTTCCCCATCATTCCCCCGTTCCCCAGTACCCCCAGGGCTCCCCCATTGTCCAGGGCCCCCTTGTTCCCCATCATTCCCCCGTTCCCCAGTACCCCCAGGGCTCCCCCATTGTTCAGGGCTCCCCCATTGTCCAGGGCCCCCCTGTTCCCCATCATTCTCCCATTCCCCAGTACCCCCAGGGCTCCTCCATTATCCAGGGCTCCCCCATTATCCAGGGTTCCCCCATTGTCCAGGCCCACCCCATTCCCCAGggcccccctgtcccccaagacccccccattccccatcaGCTCTGCattccccaggacccccccattccccatcaCTCCCCCATTCTCCAGTacccccaggtcccccccaTTGTCCAGGGCCCCCCCGTCCCCCATGGCCCCCCGCACCATGGCCGCCACCCTGGCCAGGTCCCTCCGCAGCCCCCCGCGCACCCTCAGCAGCCGCTCCCTCTCCCGTCCCAACCGGCCCAgctcctcccgcagccccgcgaTCGCTTCCAGCTTGCGGCGCCGACATCTCTGCGCCGCCACCTTGTTCTTGGCGCGCCGCCGCATGTCGCGGGCCAGCGCCACCTCCGCGCCCGACAGGCGCGCCCGGCCCAGCGCGGCGCGGAACGACTCGGCCGGCAGCGCCACCAGCGCCTcgggcggcagcggcagcggccagcgcggcggcgcggcgggggggtACACGGGAgcggggggcgctggggggaaagggggggcgGTGGACACGTCCAGGCCCtgggggggagaaggggggggtcaggggggtggCCCCGGCGGGAGTACAATGGGGGGGGGGTACAGTGGGGGATTCAGGGGAGTCAGAGGTTGGGGGGGTACAATGGGGGGGCTACAATGGGGGATTCAGGGGAGTCAGAGGTTGGGAGGGTACaatgggggggtcccagggggagCACAATGGGGGGGCTACAATGGGGGATTCAGGGGTTGGGGGGGTACaatgggggggtcccagggggagCACAATGGGGGGGCTACAGTGGGGGATTCAGGGAGGTCAGAGGTGGGGGGGCACAATGGGGGTGGCCCGGGGGGAGCACAATGGGGGGGTCGGGCTGGGGGGGCTACAATGGGAGATTCAGGGGAGTCAGAGGTTGGGGGGGTACaatgggggggtcccagggggagCACAATGGGGGGGCTACAATGGGGGATTCAGGGGAGTCAGGGGTTGGGGGGGTACAATGGGGGTGGCCCGGGGGGAGCACAATGGGGGGGCTACAGTGGGCGATTCAGGGGAGTCAGGGGTTGGGGGGGTACAATGGGGGTGGCCCGGGGGGAGCACAATGGGGGGTTCAGGGAGGTCAGAGGTGGGGGGGCACAATGGGGGTGGCCCGGGGGGAGCACAATGGGGGGGTCGGGCTGGGGGGGCTACAATGGGAGATTCAGGGGAGTCAGAggttgggggggtcccagggggagCACAATGTGGGCTtcaggggctgggggcagatACAATGGGGATTTCAGGGGGGTCAGAGGTTGGGGGGTACAATGGGGGTGTCAGGGGTACCAGGGGGAGGTGGGATACAATGGGAGTCTCAGGGGGTTCAGGAAGAGGGGGGTGCAGcggggggggtcctggggtgtgtttgggggggggggtcccaaggCGGGAACGGGCTGGGGTGCACGGGGGCGGGGGATGCGGCGGTGCAGCCCGGTGGCCAGCAGGGGGCGGTAGGAGCCTGCGGGGGGGGCGTGGTCCACGAAGGGGGCGTGGTCACGCGGAGGGGGCGTGGCCCACCTGCAGCTCGCTGAGCGACAGGATCTCCTGCCACGTGATCTCCACCTCGGCGGGGCCCGGCAGGGGCGGGGCTAGGGGCGGGGCCAAGGCTGGGCcacgcccccccagctccccgagCGCCGCCAGTGTCTGCGGGGCAAAGTGCCTCGTTGGCTCTGATTGGCTGCAGCTGGCCCAAGCCCCGCCCCAATggcccaccaggaccccccccGGGTCCTAGCGCCCCCCTCAGTCCCCGAAACACCCCCAGACCCACCTCGGTCCCCACCCATGACCCTCACGCCCCATGCGACACCCCCAATGCCACCTCCGACTCCCTGAGACCGGACCCCCTCCGCTCACCTCGGGGTCCCCCATGTCGGAGCCGCAGCGtcgccgcctcctgccgccccAGACAAGGGGTTATGGGGGGGGGGAGGCACCCACTGACCCCCCCgcaggacgcctgggtcccttcccgctCCCACTTCTGCTTTCGGGGTGCAGCGGGGGACGTGGGGCGCGGTTGGGGGGGGCGATGCCCCCACCTATGGGTGCCCCCACCCACGGGTGCCCCCACCCACGGGTGCCCCCCAGGCGCCACCCACCTTGCGCCACCCACCTTGCGCCACCGCGTTGCCCAACGCCGGGACGTTGCACAAGGACCGAACGGCGTGTCCCGCCACCccccgtgtgtgtgtgtgtgtgtgtccccgcgtgtcccccccgctccccgcagccGTTGGGGCCGTTTCCGGCTGTTCCCGCCCGGGGCTGAGCCGGGTCCCCGTGTCACCAACGCGCTGGCGCTCGGCCAGGGCACCCTGCCCGTCCCTggccctgcccgtccctgcccgtccctgcctgtccctgtcccttctTGTCCCTTCTtgtccctgcccgtccctgcccgtccctgcctgtccctgtcccttctTGTCCCTTCTtgtccctgcccgtccctgcccgtccctgcctgtccctgtcccttctTGTCCCTTCTtgtccctgcccgtccctgcccgtccctgcctgtTCCTGTCCCTTCTtgtccctgcccgtccctgcctgtccctgtcccttctTGTCCCTTcttgtccctgcctgtccctgcctgtccctgtcccttcttgtccctgcccgtccctgcctgtccctgtcccttctTGTCCCTTCTtgtccctgcccgtccctgcctgtccctgtcccttctTGTCCCTTCTtgtccc
Protein-coding sequences here:
- the NFE2 gene encoding transcription factor NF-E2 45 kDa subunit codes for the protein MGDPETLAALGELGGRGPALAPPLAPPLPGPAEVEITWQEILSLSELQGLDVSTAPPFPPAPPAPVYPPAAPPRWPLPLPPEALVALPAESFRAALGRARLSGAEVALARDMRRRAKNKVAAQRCRRRKLEAIAGLREELGRLGRERERLLRVRGGLRRDLARVAAMVRGAMGDGGALDNGGDLGGPRSQAVSPAAALSPLLTRLSR